The following coding sequences lie in one Pseudorasbora parva isolate DD20220531a chromosome 18, ASM2467924v1, whole genome shotgun sequence genomic window:
- the nsrp1 gene encoding nuclear speckle splicing regulatory protein 1 has product MATSGKQYGLILSQKSASKSALLARPSVFGDDSDDETSVGESLKKEADKKKMMKQTRLEMQKALEENSTVYEYDSVYDDIQKERLESNKKLLGGADRKPKYINQLIRAVEERKKEQERRDERKIQKEREAEGEMFADKEAFVTSAYRQKLKERQEELEREKREAEIEAALDVKKQRDLSGFYRHLLNQTVGEESIPDRSAPREDKATGSAAAERPLTPEPTLKRGESEDESHSDEDQSDKGATFNKTITSGNHSKRNYRQKSPHSDSGDEQDRERKEVRERSHKDRDRDRAKEKERTRDRGREDKYSHRKEGRDHRRERDRDRDREEDRGRDRDREEDRGRDRRDRDKDDRHGKRDRRNSSPKYRERDRKGEHDRDRDNGLKDRELDRKEEQDRDRRDGSPKDRELERKGEQNPTDRERPKMDSKIGDEEKISEGKTDSTKEEEKVTDTEDKNDAKQEPSKFAKRSSDQTVSSARERYLARQIARFAVKPYIEKDDD; this is encoded by the exons ATGGCGACCTCTGGTAAACA GTATGGGCTCATTTTGTCCCAGAAGAGTGCATCAAAATCTGCCCTTCTCgcccgcccctctgtgtttggAGATGATTCTGATGATGAG ACCTCTGTTGGGGAGAGCTTGAAGAAGGAGGCAGACAAAAAGAAGATGATGAAACAG ACCCGTCTTGAGATGCAAAAGGCACTTGAAGAAAACAGCACTGTCTATGAATATGACAGCGTGTATGATGATATTCAGAAAGAGAGACTGGAAAGCAATAAGAAATTGCTAGGTGGCGCAGATAGAAAG CCCAAGTATATTAACCAGCTGATCCGTGCAGTGGAGGAGAGGAAGAAGGAACAAGAACGCCGCGATGAGAGGAAAATTCAGAAGGAAAGAGAAGCAGAGGGCGAGATGTTTGCTGATAAAGAGGCCTTTGTCACCTCAGCTTATCGCCAGAAGCTTAAAGAAAGACAGGAAGAGTTGGAGAGGGAAAAGAGGGAAGCAGAGATAGAAG CTGCACTTGATGTCAAGAAGCAGAGGGATCTCAGTGGATTTTATAGGCATCTTCTCAATCAGACAGTCGGAGAAGAGTCAATTCCTGATCGTAGTGCTCCGAG AGAGGACAAAGCTACAGGATCTGCAGCAGCAGAAAGGCCGCTGACCCCGGAGCCCACACTGAAACGAGGAGAGAGCGAGGATGAATCCCACAGTGATGAGGACCAGAGCGATAAAGGAGCAACGTTTAATAAAACCATCACCAGCGGCAACCACTCAAAACGAAACTACAGACAAAAATCCCCTCATTCAGACAGTGGTGATGAGCAAGACCGGGAGAGGAAAGAGGTTAGAGAGAGGAGTCACAAAGATAGAGACAGGGATAGAGCAAAGGAAAAAGAGAGGACAAGAGACAGAGGGAGGGAGGACAAGTACAGTCATAGAAAGGAGGGCAGGGATCACAGAAGAGAGAGGGACCGAGACAGGGACAGAGAAGAGGACAGAGGCCGAGACAGGGACAGAGAAGAGGACAGAGGCCGAGACAGGAGGGACAGAGACAAAGATGACAGGCATGGGAAGAGGGACAGAAGAAACAGCAGCCCAAAATACAGAGAACGGGACCGCAAAGGAGAGCATGATCGAGACAGAGACAACGGCCTGAAGGACCGGGAATTGGACCGCAAAGAAGAGCAAGATCGAGACAGAAGAGACGGCAGCCCGAAGGACAGAGAACTGGAACGCAAAGGAGAGCAAAATCCGACGGACAGAGAAAGACCGAAAATGGACAGCAAAATAGGGGATGAAGAAAAAATTAGTGAGGGGAAAACTGACAgtactaaagaagaagaaaaggtTACAGACACTGAAGATAAAAATGATGCAAAACAGGAACCTAGTAAATTTGCAAAACGCAGCAGTGACCAGACTGTAAGTTCAGCAAGAGAGAGATACTTGGCCCGGCAAATTGCTCGTTTTGCTGTGAAGCCCTACATTGAAAAAGATGACGACTAG